A stretch of DNA from Oceanispirochaeta sp.:
AAGTTGCATAGGCGCATAGCGGCGTAACCGGCAGGCTGTACAAAACTAACTATGTTGTCATACACATCGGGACGTTCGACTTTCCACCAGAGGATCTTGGGTCCATGATTAAAGCTGGGAGGATTTCCGGTTTTCCGGATGATTTCCTGTTCCGCCTCTTCCTTCATGATCTTGATATAGGGAGCACAGCGGGTATCCAGCCAGGAGTCATAGGGGGTTACAGCCATGCCGTCCTCTCCCACACCAACCACACCAGCCATCTGACCATCGATGGCCAGGCACTTTATATTGGTTTTTTCATCAGGAGAAAGAGTCTGCACACATTCAGAAATGGACTTGCATACCGAGTCCAGTTGAAATTCGGGGTCTTCTTCGGTGATTCCCGGTTCAGGCTGATAAAGCCGGGATGGTATAAAGGCGGATGCCCGACAGGCACCGTCCTGATCAAAAAGGGAGCTTTTCACTCCCTGAGTTCCAATATCTATCCCCAGTAGTAATGCTTTGCTCATATTTTAGTCTCCCCTTTTGTATTCAGACCTCCGGAAAGCCTCCCGGAGGTTTAGAAATCAGATTGTAATGACGCTTTTCAGACCTTTTCCTGCCGCCACATTGGCGATGATGCTATTAATATCATCCAGAGGAGCAGAAGCAGTCACCAGGTCAGAGACCTTGAGACGGCCCGAGGCAATCAGTTTCAGGCAGAGACGATACTGTCTCAGACTCTGTCTGGTAGTACCGGCAACTGTCAGCTGTTTGTAATGAATCTCATTCGTATCAAGTTTAACAATGGATTTTCCTTTGGGCAAACCGCCGAAGAACATGACACGTCCGTCCAGTCCGACATACTTGAAGGCACTCTCCTGGATAACGGAAACAGAAGCTGCCGTGATGACAAGATTCATCAACCTGCCGCCGGTGTATTTTTTAATATCTTCATCCAGAGTCTCATTCTTCAGGACTGTGACTTCGGGGATCAGTTTTTTAGCCAGAGCCAGACGATCTTCACTGAGATCTGTGACATAGACTGCCGCCGCTCCGGCAAGGAAGGCCACCCGGATGTGCATGAGACCAATGGGTCCGGCACCAATGACAAGGACATGGTCTCCCGGGTAAATGCCGATTTTTTCATAGGCGTTGTACACACAGGAGAGGGGTTCCGCCAGGGCGGCTTCTTCGAAGCTGATGCTGTCTTCCAGGGGAGAAATGTTTCCCTGAGCAACAGCGGCAGCGGGGACTCTCATATATTCGGCAAATCCACCATCCACGGAGACTCCCAGAGCCTCGGATTCCAGACACATATGAGAATTACCGCTGGTACAGAGGTCACACACACCGCATCCGTAGTTAGGAGCCACACCAACTCTTGTTCCGACAGCATAACCCTTAATGCGGGCTCCGACTTTTTCAACAACACCGGCAATTTCATGACCAGCCACCAGGGGCTGATCAGAATTTCCGGGTAACCCGTTCTTATAGAAACGAACATCCGTACCGCAGATAAAGGAAGCCTTTACCTTGATTAGTACTTCATCCTCATTAATCTCGGGAATCGGGATGTCTTCTACTCTTATATCTTCTATTCCATACAGTCTTGCTGCTTTCATATTCTTCTCCTCATAATTTTGAATACGATTAAGAGCCGTGGGCCTAAAGAAAGACCGGTTTCTTTTCAATAATGGATTTGTTTCCTGCATTCACGACTTTAACTGCTTCCAAACCGTCACGGCCTGTGACAACAGGCGCCGTATCACCCAGAATACAGTCCACAAAGGCTTTATCTTCTCTTCTATAGGCATCAATAAACAGATTCTGCCAGCTCTTCACAAAGGGTGTGTGAATACCATCGGGTGTACAGGTCAGAACAGAAAAGTTCTGGTTTTTCCCCACATGAATAATCCCTTTGGTTCCCAGAATTTCCACCCGGGAGTCATAACCGTATAACACACCCTGGGCCCCATCGACCATGCCCTGTGCCCCATTTTTAAAGCGGCAGTTCATGATGACATTGTCATAAAAGTCAGGGAACTCTTCTACCGCATCGGGGCAGCGGTAATTACCGGCGATAGCATATACCTCATTCATATAACTGCCGCTGTACCAGTGAAGGGCATCTATATCATGGCTGCTGACTTCCGCCAGGGGGCCATTGCTCTTGGTAATATCATACATCCAGGGCTTGGGGATGCTGGGACCGTGGGTCAGAGACTTAACACAGACCACATCACCGATCTCACCGGCATCCACCCGTTCCTTGGCGTGCATAAAACTTTCGTCAAAACGGCGCATAAATGCCAGCTGCAGTTTGACTCCTGCTTTGTCTGTTGCATCCATCATATCCTGGCATTCCTGCTCGGTCATGGCCATGGGCTTTTCACACTGTATATGTTTACCCGCCGCAGCCGCATCGACAACGATATCCTTATGGTAGGCAGTGGGTGTGACAACAACAACGGCATCGATATCTTTGTCTCCCAGAGCATCCTTGTAGTCCAGGTAGTACTTATCGATTCCCAGTTCTTCCACCGCCGCCCTGGCGGCCGCTTCCACGGGATCGACCATGGCCACCAGTCTTCCTCCGGGAACAGATCTGGCAAAGTTCCGGGCATGGATCATTCCGGCTCTTCCGCTTCCTATTACACAGACATTCACATTTGATTTCATTTCAGCCTCGCTTTGGCAGCAGCACTAAGTTTGGTAACCTTATCGTACTGCCCGTTCTTGATATATTCCGCATTCACCATCCAGCTGCCGCCGCAGGCAATAACATTGGGGAGGGCCAGGTAGCCGGTAAAGTTGTCGACATTCAATCCGCCGGAAGTCATAAAACGGGCTGAGTTCACAGATCCGAAAACCTTCAGCATGGGGATTCCAGTTTAATGACCGGAACCAGTTTTTTTTCTTTTAAACGGGACATGAGGTCCATATGTATCTCTTTAATTATCAGTTATTAGCATTCATAGTGGTATACTAGGCTATTATCTTTCATTTGTCACCTT
This window harbors:
- a CDS encoding Gfo/Idh/MocA family oxidoreductase, whose protein sequence is MKSNVNVCVIGSGRAGMIHARNFARSVPGGRLVAMVDPVEAAARAAVEELGIDKYYLDYKDALGDKDIDAVVVVTPTAYHKDIVVDAAAAGKHIQCEKPMAMTEQECQDMMDATDKAGVKLQLAFMRRFDESFMHAKERVDAGEIGDVVCVKSLTHGPSIPKPWMYDITKSNGPLAEVSSHDIDALHWYSGSYMNEVYAIAGNYRCPDAVEEFPDFYDNVIMNCRFKNGAQGMVDGAQGVLYGYDSRVEILGTKGIIHVGKNQNFSVLTCTPDGIHTPFVKSWQNLFIDAYRREDKAFVDCILGDTAPVVTGRDGLEAVKVVNAGNKSIIEKKPVFL
- a CDS encoding alcohol dehydrogenase catalytic domain-containing protein gives rise to the protein MKAARLYGIEDIRVEDIPIPEINEDEVLIKVKASFICGTDVRFYKNGLPGNSDQPLVAGHEIAGVVEKVGARIKGYAVGTRVGVAPNYGCGVCDLCTSGNSHMCLESEALGVSVDGGFAEYMRVPAAAVAQGNISPLEDSISFEEAALAEPLSCVYNAYEKIGIYPGDHVLVIGAGPIGLMHIRVAFLAGAAAVYVTDLSEDRLALAKKLIPEVTVLKNETLDEDIKKYTGGRLMNLVITAASVSVIQESAFKYVGLDGRVMFFGGLPKGKSIVKLDTNEIHYKQLTVAGTTRQSLRQYRLCLKLIASGRLKVSDLVTASAPLDDINSIIANVAAGKGLKSVITI